One window of Paludibacter propionicigenes WB4 genomic DNA carries:
- a CDS encoding lipopolysaccharide biosynthesis protein, protein MESAHRVANNTGILYARMVITVFISLYSTRLILAALGVVDFGIFNVVAGAISMLTFLNTAMASATQRFMSFSQGSGDPDRVKTIFNVSVVLHITIAILILVILEIVGFYLFNGILVIPSDRVTVAKIIYQFTIISTFFTIISVPYDAALNARENMFVFALFGIVEAVLKLAIAFYVTYASSDKLILYGLLMTLLSVLLLIIRAVYCQRMYPECRVDLKEHFSKPVFSEMTKFAGWTFLGSSTSIVANYGTGVVINMFFGTVINAAQGVAAQVNGQLGAFAMNMLKAINPVIDKSEGGGDRQKMLMISMTGAKMSFYLSILFMIPVFIEMPYIFRFWLKNIPDYAILFCRLALIRSVIEQLYITMSNSIGAVGKIKSYQISNSILNLFPLVISYILFKLNFPPYTLYLVFIGYTMLGGILTLYFTKKVCDLSLRLYIKEVIMPSSVVVVLVIGFTLIPFLLMQEGFLRFVTSGIVSTMSFFVFVWFFGFKNEERTKSKEILKATAIKIKGLFKVA, encoded by the coding sequence ATGGAGTCTGCTCATCGAGTCGCAAATAACACCGGCATTCTTTATGCAAGAATGGTTATAACCGTTTTTATCTCTCTTTATAGTACCCGTTTAATTTTAGCGGCATTAGGCGTTGTTGATTTTGGTATTTTCAATGTAGTGGCAGGAGCAATTTCTATGCTGACTTTTTTGAATACTGCAATGGCCTCAGCTACACAGCGGTTTATGTCCTTCTCGCAGGGATCCGGAGATCCTGATAGAGTGAAAACAATATTTAATGTAAGTGTAGTATTACATATTACTATAGCAATATTGATTTTGGTAATATTGGAAATTGTAGGGTTTTATTTGTTTAACGGCATCTTAGTGATTCCATCGGATCGTGTTACGGTAGCTAAAATAATCTATCAATTTACCATTATAAGTACTTTCTTTACGATTATATCTGTTCCTTACGATGCTGCTTTAAATGCTCGTGAAAACATGTTTGTTTTTGCATTATTCGGAATAGTAGAGGCTGTATTAAAGCTGGCAATCGCATTTTACGTAACTTATGCAAGTTCTGATAAACTGATATTGTATGGTTTGTTGATGACATTGTTGTCTGTTTTATTGCTTATAATTAGAGCAGTCTATTGTCAAAGAATGTATCCTGAGTGTAGGGTTGATTTGAAGGAGCATTTTAGTAAACCGGTGTTTTCGGAGATGACTAAATTTGCCGGTTGGACATTCTTAGGCTCATCGACCAGTATAGTTGCTAATTACGGTACCGGGGTTGTTATAAATATGTTTTTTGGTACAGTTATTAATGCAGCACAGGGTGTAGCGGCACAGGTCAATGGTCAGCTTGGTGCATTTGCAATGAATATGCTCAAGGCAATAAACCCGGTAATAGATAAAAGTGAGGGTGGAGGAGACCGACAAAAAATGTTAATGATCTCTATGACTGGAGCTAAAATGTCGTTCTACCTGTCAATTCTGTTTATGATTCCTGTTTTTATAGAAATGCCATATATCTTTAGATTTTGGCTGAAAAATATTCCTGATTATGCTATTTTATTTTGTAGACTTGCATTAATCAGAAGCGTTATTGAGCAACTATATATAACTATGTCTAACTCTATAGGTGCTGTGGGTAAAATAAAATCGTATCAGATTTCAAACTCTATTCTTAATCTCTTCCCGTTAGTAATTTCATATATACTTTTTAAATTAAACTTTCCACCTTATACCTTGTATCTTGTTTTTATAGGTTACACTATGCTAGGCGGAATTCTTACTTTATATTTCACAAAAAAAGTATGCGACTTATCATTACGACTATATATAAAAGAAGTTATTATGCCGAGTTCTGTAGTGGTTGTTTTGGTTATTGGTTTTACACTGATTCCGTTCCTTCTTATGCAAGAGGGTTTTCTTCGGTTTGTTACGAGTGGCATTGTTAGTACAATGTCATTTTTTGTATTTGTTTGGTTTTTTGGTTTTAAGAATGAAGAAAGGACTAAATCAAAGGAAATTTTGAAAGCAACTGCTATAAAAATCAAAGGCTTATTTAAAGTGGCATAA
- a CDS encoding serine O-acetyltransferase, with the protein MINSKASYLEYLEKDRLRLGIKKHKPLFLNPFEIDLEIWEFQKALRKCEYFYNIDNNSIMWRIKKFFAARNFKRLSCKLGFTIPTNCFGPGLRILHRGTIVINGQCEIGENCTLNACVNIGTQAGYIDKVPKIGNNVYIGPGAKLFGDIYIADGCAIGANAVVNKSFTEPNSVIVGIPAVKKGSLDRDLHIN; encoded by the coding sequence ATGATTAACTCTAAAGCATCATATTTGGAATATCTGGAAAAGGATAGATTACGACTTGGTATAAAAAAACACAAGCCATTATTCTTAAATCCATTTGAAATTGATTTGGAGATTTGGGAGTTCCAGAAAGCATTAAGAAAGTGTGAGTATTTTTATAATATCGATAACAATTCAATAATGTGGAGAATAAAGAAATTTTTTGCTGCGCGAAATTTTAAAAGACTTTCGTGTAAGTTAGGATTTACTATTCCTACGAATTGTTTTGGTCCGGGTTTGAGGATACTGCATCGTGGAACTATAGTCATAAACGGACAATGTGAAATAGGTGAGAACTGTACTCTAAATGCATGTGTAAATATTGGCACTCAGGCAGGGTACATTGATAAAGTTCCCAAAATTGGTAATAATGTCTATATCGGACCGGGAGCAAAGCTCTTTGGAGATATTTATATCGCTGACGGTTGCGCTATCGGTGCTAATGCTGTAGTAAATAAAAGTTTCACTGAGCCAAATTCTGTCATAGTGGGTATTCCAGCGGTAAAAAAAGGTTCTCTTGATAGAGATTTACACATAAATTGA
- a CDS encoding glycosyltransferase family 4 protein, with amino-acid sequence MKILWITNTLFPDICIELGISVPVIGGWMHSGAKALLNENSGIKLGVATLYKGKEFKSIHLNGITYFLLPNKRNNRKYEYALESHWKTINSQFRPDIVHLHGSEYPVGLAFIKACGNRNVVVSIQGLVSVYEKYYYGGISRYTLLKNTTLRDLVRLDTIFFQQSNMRRRGLWEKETLQSVDHVIGRTSWDKIHTWALNPSANYHFCNETLRESFYVGNWEIEKCERYSIFLSQANYPIKGLHKMIEALPLIIRHFPSVKVYVAGNDFITNRRWKLSGYGKYISSQIDKFRLKDKIIFTGNLSEKDMCERYLNSHVFVCPSSIENSSNSVGEAQLLGVPCVASYVGGMSNLISQRKTGILYRFEEIEILANGVCEIFYNDTLATELSKKGKEEALFRHNGKINAQQLCSIYESILR; translated from the coding sequence ATGAAGATTCTTTGGATTACAAATACGCTCTTCCCTGATATCTGTATCGAACTCGGTATTAGCGTTCCCGTTATAGGTGGTTGGATGCACTCGGGCGCAAAAGCTCTTTTGAATGAGAACTCCGGAATAAAATTGGGTGTAGCGACTTTATATAAAGGTAAAGAGTTTAAATCAATACATTTGAATGGGATTACTTACTTTCTGCTTCCTAATAAGCGGAATAACAGGAAGTATGAGTATGCGTTAGAGTCGCATTGGAAAACCATTAATAGTCAGTTTAGACCAGACATTGTACATTTACACGGTTCAGAATATCCTGTGGGATTGGCTTTTATAAAAGCTTGTGGTAATAGGAATGTTGTAGTGTCAATTCAAGGATTGGTAAGCGTTTATGAAAAGTATTATTATGGAGGTATTTCCAGATATACATTGCTCAAAAATACTACTTTAAGAGATCTTGTCAGACTAGATACAATCTTTTTTCAACAGTCAAATATGCGTAGGCGTGGACTTTGGGAAAAAGAGACTCTACAATCTGTTGATCATGTTATAGGCAGAACATCCTGGGATAAAATTCATACATGGGCATTGAACCCTTCAGCAAATTATCATTTTTGTAACGAAACTTTACGAGAAAGCTTTTATGTTGGAAATTGGGAAATTGAAAAATGTGAGAGATATAGCATTTTTCTTAGTCAGGCTAATTATCCTATAAAAGGACTGCACAAGATGATTGAAGCATTGCCGCTCATAATTAGACATTTTCCTTCTGTTAAAGTATATGTTGCCGGAAATGATTTTATTACAAACAGAAGATGGAAATTGAGTGGGTATGGAAAATACATTAGTTCACAGATAGATAAATTCAGATTAAAAGACAAAATAATTTTCACGGGAAATCTATCGGAAAAGGATATGTGTGAAAGATACCTAAATTCGCATGTGTTTGTCTGTCCATCGTCTATAGAAAACAGTTCTAATTCTGTGGGTGAAGCCCAATTATTGGGCGTTCCATGTGTTGCTTCGTATGTAGGTGGAATGTCTAATTTGATTTCGCAAAGAAAAACAGGGATATTGTATCGATTTGAAGAGATTGAAATTCTAGCGAATGGTGTTTGCGAAATTTTCTATAATGATACTTTGGCCACAGAATTATCAAAAAAAGGTAAGGAAGAGGCACTTTTTCGTCATAATGGTAAGATAAATGCCCAACAACTTTGTTCGATATATGAAAGCATTCTGAGATGA
- a CDS encoding acyltransferase — translation MKILIILFKINKRIYKSVSLFFEQIVSYVLLRLNGVTIGSGLKSRGIPSVDVSLGGKFSIGNNFDMNNGHKYNKIGRQQKCFFIVREKGHLVIGNNVGISSTAIICDKYIQIGDFVKIGGNVVIYDTDFHALDSNLRNEEQADYNNTNQEAVIIENNVFIGAHSTILKGVRIGENSIIGACSVVTKSIPRNEIWGGNPAKFIRGI, via the coding sequence ATGAAAATTCTAATTATACTTTTTAAAATCAATAAGAGAATATATAAATCTGTATCTCTATTTTTTGAACAGATTGTTTCTTATGTATTGTTGAGGTTGAATGGCGTTACAATTGGTTCCGGACTGAAATCGAGGGGTATACCGAGTGTAGATGTTTCTTTAGGAGGAAAATTTTCTATCGGGAACAATTTTGATATGAATAATGGTCACAAGTACAATAAAATAGGTCGACAACAAAAATGTTTCTTTATTGTAAGAGAAAAAGGTCATTTAGTCATTGGAAATAATGTAGGTATAAGTTCAACAGCCATTATCTGTGATAAGTATATACAAATTGGTGACTTCGTGAAAATTGGAGGTAATGTTGTGATTTATGATACTGACTTTCATGCCTTAGATTCTAATCTGAGAAACGAGGAACAAGCTGATTACAATAATACTAATCAGGAAGCCGTAATTATTGAAAATAATGTTTTTATCGGTGCGCATTCTACTATTTTAAAAGGAGTTCGTATTGGTGAAAATTCAATTATTGGTGCATGTTCAGTCGTTACAAAATCAATTCCAAGGAATGAGATATGGGGCGGAAATCCAGCTAAATTTATAAGAGGCATATAG
- a CDS encoding glycosyltransferase family 2 protein — MDKIAVLLTCYNRRNKTISCLKSFYAAVGLSNGDREFDVFLVDDGCTDGTPDVVKALFSQVNVIAGTGNLFWSGGMRFAWKTALSQEKDYDFFLLLNDDVELVETFLNDLFLTHDYCLREYHKPGIYVSSTKDKATSEISYGGTLITHWGIRIKSVLIQPADVPIACTMANANILMVTKSVVDKIGILDENYVHQFGDYDYTLVASKNEIPVLVCPGFGGYCSDDHGNSWLASDAPLKQRIKYLYSTLGLSYKEQIYYLKKNFRYQFPYYFTMLWVKTMFPVFWTKYKKA, encoded by the coding sequence ATGGATAAAATTGCAGTGTTGCTAACTTGCTATAATAGAAGAAATAAAACTATAAGTTGCTTGAAATCATTTTATGCCGCTGTTGGTTTATCTAACGGAGATAGAGAATTTGATGTCTTTTTGGTCGATGATGGTTGTACAGATGGAACACCCGATGTGGTTAAGGCATTGTTCTCTCAGGTAAATGTAATTGCAGGAACCGGTAACCTGTTTTGGTCTGGAGGAATGAGGTTTGCATGGAAAACTGCATTATCTCAAGAAAAGGATTATGACTTCTTCTTACTTTTAAATGATGATGTTGAGCTAGTGGAAACTTTTCTTAATGATTTATTTCTAACTCATGATTATTGTTTGAGAGAATATCATAAGCCGGGAATTTACGTAAGTTCTACAAAAGATAAGGCTACTTCAGAAATATCGTATGGTGGAACATTAATCACTCACTGGGGAATAAGAATAAAGTCTGTTTTGATTCAACCGGCCGATGTCCCCATAGCATGCACAATGGCAAATGCTAATATCTTGATGGTCACAAAATCAGTTGTTGATAAAATTGGTATTTTGGATGAAAACTATGTACATCAATTCGGAGATTATGATTATACACTCGTGGCTTCGAAAAATGAAATCCCTGTACTGGTTTGTCCTGGTTTTGGAGGTTATTGTAGCGATGACCACGGGAATAGCTGGTTGGCATCTGATGCACCTTTAAAACAACGAATAAAATACCTGTATAGCACTTTGGGATTATCGTACAAAGAACAGATTTATTATTTGAAGAAGAATTTTAGGTATCAGTTTCCATATTATTTTACTATGCTGTGGGTTAAAACGATGTTTCCTGTGTTTTGGACAAAATATAAGAAAGCCTGA
- a CDS encoding GNAT family N-acetyltransferase produces the protein MLTFESFNGIPVDYELFLIEEYASFITTCRYIEVNYPDFDINYFTVKENGKLIELLVYGNKGNTATCFNSLVSIDENIISEFTKKLFIKHPTISKIEIVASYKDYTLKKSFLSFKSDDQILKLPSTLDEYYQKLNYHVRKNSKNRKNRFLREFPMAKFETKYGSEIDESIVDKILLLNSNRMQSKGTVFGIDNAFKDSICKYSTFYGCVAYIEIDGEIVAGCISTILNKNIFAHVIGHDNNYSNFNLGEMCFIYLIETSINKGLSTFHFLWGQTEYKRRLLAEPHLLFFYYIYRSYSANYMVDKVKGLISATTSKIRQSNYSKPIRDGIKNYRKKKIQKQMN, from the coding sequence ATGTTGACGTTTGAAAGTTTTAATGGTATACCCGTTGATTATGAATTATTTTTGATTGAAGAATATGCCTCATTTATAACCACTTGTCGTTATATTGAAGTAAATTATCCTGACTTTGATATCAATTATTTTACGGTTAAGGAAAATGGTAAACTTATTGAATTATTAGTTTATGGGAATAAAGGCAATACTGCCACGTGTTTTAACTCACTGGTGTCTATTGATGAGAATATTATTTCTGAGTTTACAAAAAAATTATTTATAAAGCATCCAACCATTTCAAAGATTGAGATTGTTGCGTCTTATAAAGACTATACTTTAAAGAAATCTTTTTTAAGTTTTAAATCAGATGATCAAATCTTAAAATTACCTTCGACATTAGATGAGTATTATCAGAAACTTAATTACCATGTAAGGAAAAATAGTAAGAACCGGAAAAATCGATTTCTAAGAGAATTTCCAATGGCCAAATTCGAAACTAAATATGGCTCTGAAATAGATGAAAGTATCGTTGATAAAATTCTTTTGCTCAATAGCAATAGAATGCAATCAAAAGGGACAGTTTTCGGTATTGATAACGCTTTCAAAGATAGTATTTGTAAATACTCAACGTTCTATGGATGCGTTGCTTATATTGAGATAGATGGTGAAATTGTAGCCGGTTGTATTTCAACTATATTAAATAAAAATATATTTGCTCATGTGATTGGACATGACAATAATTACTCGAATTTTAATTTGGGTGAAATGTGCTTTATATATTTAATTGAAACTTCAATAAACAAGGGATTATCTACATTTCATTTTTTATGGGGACAGACGGAGTATAAAAGGAGATTATTAGCAGAACCTCATTTACTCTTTTTTTATTATATTTATAGATCCTACTCGGCTAATTATATGGTTGATAAAGTTAAGGGTCTAATTTCCGCTACTACGTCAAAAATTAGACAATCAAATTATTCAAAACCTATCAGAGACGGAATTAAAAACTACAGGAAAAAAAAGATCCAAAAGCAAATGAATTGA
- a CDS encoding glycosyltransferase, whose product MKKLLIFHPALAPYRVDQFNALSKLFDLEVVFIFDNVWNHKFDQSKLLSQLQCKVSYLLKGPNFKGRVFRFGMFRAIKRIKPDIILGYEYSLTTQYLILLRRLGLIKQKIGSTIDDSIDICNHVQSRIRYLARQNSVSNLDYLVVFSNEVSQYYQNTFNLSDKQIIVSPILQDSARLRNNAEELERLAVQYSQDYQLAGKKVLLFVGRFIPEKGLKAFVKTIYKILLEQDEFIVILVGDGGEKKFVENFVAEHKLESKLLLPGRFEGIELHAWYLCASGFVLPSTYEPYGAVVNEALIFGLKVLCSQFAGCSGLVGENGIVFNPLDEKDTIEKFNRFMNSLAAIENIKLIDKPSLMSNHQTSFIKEWGKLM is encoded by the coding sequence ATGAAAAAGCTGTTAATATTCCATCCGGCTTTAGCTCCATATAGAGTAGATCAATTCAATGCTTTAAGTAAGCTGTTTGATTTGGAAGTTGTATTTATTTTTGATAATGTTTGGAACCATAAATTTGATCAAAGTAAACTTCTTTCGCAGTTGCAATGCAAGGTTTCGTATTTATTAAAAGGGCCTAATTTTAAGGGGCGGGTGTTCCGTTTTGGTATGTTTAGAGCTATCAAAAGGATTAAACCGGATATTATTTTGGGGTATGAATATTCACTTACAACCCAGTATCTCATTTTATTAAGACGATTAGGATTAATAAAACAAAAGATAGGTTCTACAATAGACGATAGTATAGATATTTGTAATCATGTTCAATCAAGAATTCGTTATTTAGCACGTCAAAATTCTGTTAGCAATTTAGACTATTTGGTAGTGTTCTCGAATGAAGTTTCACAATACTATCAGAATACTTTTAACTTGAGTGATAAGCAGATTATTGTATCTCCAATTTTGCAGGATTCCGCAAGATTGAGGAATAATGCTGAAGAATTAGAACGCCTTGCAGTTCAATATTCTCAGGATTACCAGTTGGCTGGCAAAAAGGTTCTTTTATTTGTTGGGCGATTTATTCCTGAAAAAGGTTTGAAAGCATTTGTGAAAACTATCTATAAAATCCTATTGGAGCAAGATGAATTTATAGTCATTTTAGTTGGTGATGGTGGTGAAAAGAAATTTGTAGAGAATTTTGTTGCTGAGCATAAGCTGGAAAGCAAGCTTCTTCTTCCTGGTCGATTTGAAGGAATAGAACTTCATGCGTGGTATCTTTGTGCATCCGGTTTTGTGTTGCCAAGTACTTATGAACCTTATGGGGCTGTTGTAAACGAGGCTCTAATCTTTGGATTAAAAGTCCTTTGTTCTCAATTTGCGGGTTGTTCTGGTTTAGTAGGTGAAAACGGAATAGTTTTTAATCCGCTTGATGAAAAAGATACTATTGAGAAGTTTAATCGTTTTATGAACTCATTGGCTGCAATTGAAAATATTAAGTTGATAGATAAACCTTCGTTGATGTCAAATCATCAAACAAGTTTTATTAAAGAATGGGGGAAGTTAATGTAA
- a CDS encoding glycosyltransferase encodes MKKKILVFQKALAPYSIDFFNELNNAFEADIYFFRKNLRSQKFDMNKLVSQLNFTPKFLTSGFELHHKGRMIRFGYLKKIVKFKPDLILVWEYNIITFITALFTKIVFPKTKVYSLCDDSVDIAQNSSTLRKIGRLLCFVFLDGIVLDNEFAEEWYNKNFPNVKTTVFPIIQKEERILSIINEAKTLTQSYVSQYNLAEKKVLLFVGRLVEVKNLCFLIEVFSDYVSKNKNTVLILVGDGDKKSELIKLVELLKMKDNVIFAGRFEHKELYAWFRVADYFILPSTWEPFGAVVNESLIAGVPVICSNLAGASCLINDRNGVIFNPYDKGELLTTIEKVFSEKSKLNNTSLMPYTFNQKICELISFLKGEDLK; translated from the coding sequence ATGAAAAAGAAGATACTGGTATTTCAGAAGGCGTTGGCTCCTTACAGCATTGATTTCTTTAATGAATTGAATAATGCTTTTGAAGCCGATATCTATTTTTTTCGGAAAAATCTACGGTCTCAGAAATTTGACATGAATAAGTTAGTATCTCAATTAAATTTTACACCTAAATTTCTGACATCAGGTTTTGAGCTTCATCATAAAGGTAGAATGATCAGGTTTGGCTATTTAAAAAAGATAGTTAAGTTCAAACCAGATTTAATTTTAGTCTGGGAATACAATATAATAACATTTATAACTGCTCTATTTACAAAAATAGTATTTCCCAAAACAAAAGTGTATAGCCTTTGTGATGATAGTGTAGATATCGCCCAAAATAGTTCCACTCTCAGAAAGATTGGAAGACTATTGTGCTTTGTTTTTTTGGATGGAATTGTTTTGGATAATGAATTTGCCGAAGAGTGGTATAATAAGAACTTTCCTAATGTCAAAACTACTGTATTCCCTATTATACAGAAGGAAGAAAGAATCTTATCCATTATCAATGAAGCTAAGACTCTTACGCAGAGTTATGTTAGTCAATATAATTTAGCCGAAAAGAAGGTCTTACTTTTTGTAGGCAGGTTAGTGGAAGTTAAAAACTTATGCTTTCTGATTGAAGTTTTTTCCGATTATGTATCAAAGAATAAAAATACAGTATTAATATTAGTTGGCGATGGCGATAAGAAATCAGAATTAATAAAGCTGGTAGAACTACTGAAAATGAAAGATAATGTTATTTTTGCCGGTCGATTTGAGCATAAAGAATTGTATGCTTGGTTTCGGGTAGCTGATTATTTTATACTCCCAAGTACATGGGAGCCTTTTGGTGCTGTAGTAAATGAATCTTTAATCGCGGGCGTTCCGGTGATATGTTCAAATTTAGCAGGTGCTTCTTGTCTGATAAACGATAGAAACGGTGTGATTTTTAATCCCTATGATAAAGGCGAATTGTTAACCACTATTGAAAAGGTGTTTAGCGAAAAAAGTAAATTAAACAATACCTCATTAATGCCATATACCTTTAATCAGAAAATTTGTGAACTGATTTCATTTTTGAAAGGTGAAGATTTGAAGTAG